In Macrotis lagotis isolate mMagLag1 chromosome 8, bilby.v1.9.chrom.fasta, whole genome shotgun sequence, a single genomic region encodes these proteins:
- the LOC141496575 gene encoding uncharacterized protein LOC141496575 codes for MAAPRQVAPTAPRGSGARPAQGILRRPRPGPPRRGCAFPGGRGACGAARGAGGRARGARDGGPFKRLQRLGRPGPARPAPSRLGLPAGAPGRAAPSRLRQPARGAPTPSLPAPRPGPGGCAAPGRPGLGGPPLRLAQAGRGGHGEAAPTAGPRGPGRVPAKTAPSRASPGPRRGPAARSNPGPRRGRAARSSPVQGQPRTPERPGRPLQSRTPERPGRPVQSRTPERPGRPVQSRTPERPGRPVHPRPGPAPDPGEAGPPGPAPSRASPGPRRGRAARSSPGPRRGRAPGFPREPACRRGAPGGRTDTRIALRSGTRAWAPTLEAAGEAAEAVPRRHRPSPITSLSAHLLHNSCLPRTRGCTPPLPVAQERDTHIESSWRGPSADPMPHAQGAPPWGTPAHLLTEDIGKRLKSWRGRLFDRDSRSLNEPGRCRCSHTSILDA; via the exons ATGGCGGCGCCCCGACAGGTGGCCCCGACGGCGCCCCGCGGCTCCGGCGCCCGGCCGGCTCAGGGCATCCTCAGGCGCCCCCGGCCCGGGCCGCCGCGGCGGGGCTGCGCATTCCCGGGCGGGCGCGGGGCGTGCGGGGCGGCGCGGGGGGCCGGCGGGCGGGCGCGGGGCGCGCGGGACGGCGGCCCCTTTAAGCGGCTACAAAGGCTCG ggcggcccggcccggcccgccccgccccttCCCGCCTCGGGCTCCCCGCCGGtgccccgggccgggccgcgccATCCCGCCTCCGACAGCCAGCCCGAGGCGCCCCGACTCCGAGCCTCCCTGcaccccggcccggcccggggggctGCGCGGCGCCAGGGCGGCCGGGCCTCGGGGGCCCCCCACTCCGGCTGGCCCAGGCAGGACGCGGGGGCCACGGGGAGGCAGCGCCCACCGCGGGGCCGAGGGGCCCTGGGCGAGTCCCCGCCAAGACCGCCCCGTCCAGGGCCAGCCCCGGACCCCGGAGAGGCCCGGCCGCCCGGTCCAACCCCGGACCCCGGAGAGGCCGGGCTGCCCGGTCCAGCCCCGTCCAGGGCCAGCCCCGGACCCCGGAGAGGCCGGGCCGCCCGCTCCAGTCCCGGACCCCGGAGAGGCCGGGCCGCCCGGTCCAGTCCCGGACCCCGGAGAGGCCCGGCCGCCCGGTCCAGTCCCGGACCCCGGAGAGGCCCGGCCGCCCGGTCCACCCCCGTCCAGGGCCAGCCCCGGACCCCGGAGAGGCCGGGCCGCCCGGTCCAGCCCCGTCCAGGGCCAGCCCCGGACCCCGGAGAGGCCGGGCCGCCCGCTCCAGTCCCGGACCCCGGAGAGGCCGGGCCCCAGGCTTCCCACGAGAGCCCGCCTGCCGTCGTGGTGCGCCAGGAGGAAGGACGGACACGCGCATCGCCCTGCGCAGCGGGACCCGGGCTTGGGCGCCCACCCTCGAGGCTGCCGGGGAGGCCGCGGAGGCCGTGCCTCGCCGCCACCGGCCCTCACCCATCACCTCTCTGTCCGCCCATCTGCTGCACAACTCTTGCCTTCCCCGGACACGCGGGTGTACACCACCGCTTCCTGTCGCCCAGGAGAGGGACACCCACATAGAGAGCTCCTGGAGGGGGCCCAGTGCAGACCCCATGCCTCACGCACAAGGAGCCCCTCCGTGGGGCACACCAGCACATCTTCTGACTGAAGACATTGGGAAGAGACTCAAATCCTGGAGAGGGAGGCTATTTGATAGAGATAGCCGGAGTCTGAATGAGCCAGGACGTTGTCGATGCTCTCACACATCAATTTTAGATGCTTGA